TTAAATTTTTGATAAATACTAAATATATGACAAGGTACTATGGTAGTAAGGTGGAATCCAACACGAGTTTTGTGTCGATTCCCTAATGGGCAGTTGGGTCGGACATTGTGTCATGTGCGTGATAAGTTTCACGGTCCGTTGGTGATATGCCAATTTGGACCCTTCCTCACAGCACTCACGGCCCAAGCAAGTCAACCGAACTCATGATACGGTTCCTCGAGGAGTCCTGGCCCAAAAAGATAAATGTCCAAAAGGACTACCATTGAAGACCATCAATAAAGGAGAAACCAAGGTGTGCTAAGCCAAGAGATCGTAAGTGGAAGgtaaggccttgtacaatgctaGATGCTTAAAGAGGTGCTTAGAAAAAGAAACCGGTTTTTTTAAGCACCGGCGCCTATTTCTATAGGAGAGACGCCTAGTTAAGCGTCTAtcctgtacaaataagcaccggtgcttaagaaAAGCTTGGTTTATTTCTCCAAGTACCTCTCCTAAGCACCCTGCATTGTACAAGGCGTAAGGACCAACTGAATGAAGGTGAAGCCGTATCCGACTAGAATACACAAGGGAGGAAGGCGTCCAAACCGACCCAAGGATGGGTATCAATAGCAGAGTGCCGAGACTAGGAGGGAAAACTTCTACTTTTACATCCAAGAGGATGGAGTCGAAGATCTAGTTATTAGACCTAGATTAGATCCAATCTTGGACACACCCCGTCGAGATCGGCCACCAAAATTTCTAGTGACTTAGTGTACAAGTTattcgaccccccccccccccccacacacacacacattgtacTCATTGATATCTACAATTCCAAACAAGGACTAGGGTTGTTACTTGaaacgtctccaatgtatctatatttttttattgtttcatgctattatattgtcaATCATGTATACTTTATatgtcattttatatcatttttgtgAACTAACTTATTAACTCTGTGCTTAGTGCCAGTTCCCGTTTTTGCATATTTCTTTGTTTCATGGAAAAACCATATGATatgtctccatcatatctacttttccaaacagttttgctcttgttttggactctaatttgcatgatttgaatgagaCTAACCTGGACTGGCGTtgtttcagcagaactaccatggtattgtttttgtgcagaaataaaagttcttagaATCGGACGAAACTTTCTAGAGATTTGTTatggaataaaagaaaaataatgGAACAAAGATCCAGCAGAAGGGGGCCACCTGTTGCCAACAAGGCAATAGGGCGTGCCCTGTTACCTTGTGGGGTCCATAGGTGGCCGTCTGACCTAATTCCAGCGCTATAAAATCCTTTTGATCGAGAAAAAATATGAGAAGAAGTTTCATCGCATTTTTCTATAAGGAGCCGCCCCCACGTCATGTTCTTCATCGGGATGGCTgttctggagtccgttcggggctccggagagggggattcatcaccatcatcatcaccaacccttcttcaTTAACAacttcatgatgctcaccaccgggagtgactaattccttcgtaggcttgctggatggtgattgAGTTGGATGATATTTGTCATGTAATTGAGTCAATTTGTTAGGGTTtggtccctagtatccattatgttctaagattgatgttgctatgactttgctatgcttaatgcctgtcactagggcccgagtgccattatttcagatctgaatctattatgttttcatgaatataggTTTGTTTTGGaacctatcttgcaagttgtatgcacctattacgtgttatgatccgcaaaCCCTAAACTGACAACAATTGGGATTCACTCTGGTGATTAGTATGAGGAGTTCatatattcactatgtgttaatgctttgttccggttctctattaaaaggaggccttaatatcccttagatttccttatggaccccactgccatgggagggtaggacaaaagatgccatgcaagttcttattataagcatgtatgactatttacggaatacatgcctacattacattgatgaattggagctattgtgtatctccctaggttgtgactgttatatgatgaatgtcATCCATCACTGATTCAATACCTACGCTTTTCTCATTTTGATCTTTGCCAACTTACTATCGTTGCTACTGATGTTATAATCACTACAAAATTGCTACTATTACTATTCATGTTACTATTGCTACTATTATATACCATCACTATTAAAATTATCATACTACtatgctactaaacactttgctgcagatatttagttctccaggtgtggttgaattaaaAACTCGATTTCTAATACTcataaatattctttggcttcccttgtgtcaaatcaataaattgtggtgaaatactaccctcgaagactgtcgtgatcctctatacttgtggtttatcaccataccaaacgaagtccaaccacaatgaaactttacggtgattttttctggactagAAGAGACCTTATAAGCCTGGGGGGGCAGAAGATCTACTAGTGGGACACAAGCTCACATGGCGTGCCCCCAGCGCTACATGAGCTTGTGAGCCCCTCGGAGGTCTCCCTGGCCTTATTCCAGCGCTATAAATTCCTTAAAATCCATAAACCCCAAGAGCGAGATCTGAAACAATTTtatcgccgccgcaagcctctgttcttcCACGACCCCATCTGGAGGACTCCGCCGGTaccccgccggagggggaatcgatcacgtaagccatcttcatcaaccttgCTACCTCCATGATGATCTATGAGTAGTTCCCATACCTACTAGTCCATAGCAATAGCTAgatctctgtgtgtgtgtgtgtgtgtgtgtgtgtgtgtttgatcTTTGATACAATGATCTCTTCGGAGATCCATTCGATGTAAtctttgcagtgtgtttgttgggatccgatgaattgtgactTTATGATTAGATTATTCATTGAAGGTAATTGAGTGTTTTCTGAGATTTATTATGTGTGATTTTATTGccttgtatttctctctgatctatctaTCTTATTTGGCCAattagattgatttatctttagTGGGAAAGGTGCTTGGTAGTAGGTGCAATCTTGCAGTGTCTTTACTCTATGACAAGAGGAGTTGGCACACATTTGTATTGTTGCTAATAAGTGTAAAATGACGGGGTTTGAACATATTATTTGGTCTTACTTTGTCTACATTATGCCATCATGCTCATAGCATTACTTTGTTAGTTGTGAACTCAATACCTTAaaatgcatgctagatagcggtcgaggggtggagtaatagttgtagatACAGATGGACACTAGTAAAAAAAGGGCTAGCCACAACTTCAGTTGGCGGCACGTCAATTTTAATCCACGCCACcattattattttttaaataGTGGTGGCGTTGGCATATTTGGTACACCATCAGTAATAGGTTACCTATGGCATGTCTTATACAAttcacgccactagtattttagATCCAGCAGACGGACGCTATAGTAATTATTGATGGCGTGCGACAAACATGCACGTCATTAGTATTTGGGATACTGCTGGCGTCGGGTGAACCGACATGTTATTAGTAACGAGATCATTCCAtgtgaaaaaaaagaaaaaccaatAGCGTGGTGGCAGCGAAGGGAGTTAGTCAGAGGGGAACAAGTCCAAGCCCTGGTCCGCACATCTATGGCCATCCAGGCCCAAACTTCAAATTATATTCGAGCGGTCGGGAAAACCAATCCAATGCCTCGTCAAAACGCTTGGAAGAAACCACTATCAGGGATGCAGGTACTAAACGTAGATGCTTCGTTCTTGGAAGAATATCACTCAggctctgatgtctactacacaaccttcttcttgtagacgttgttgggcctccaagtgcagaggtttgtaggacagtagcaaatttccctcaagtggatgacctaaggtttatcaatccgtgggaggtgtaggatgaagatggtctctctcaaacaaccctgcaaccaaataacaaagagtctcttgtgtccccatcacacccaatacaatggtaaattgtataggtgcactagttcggcgaagagatggtgatacaagtgcaatatggatggtagatgtaggtttttgtaatctgaaaatataaaaacagcaaggtaacaagtggtaaaagtgagcacaaacggtattgcaatgctaggaaacaaggcctagggttcatactttcactagtgcaaattctctcaacaataataacataattggatcatgtaactatccctcaacatgcaacaaagagtcactccaaagtcactaatagtggagaacaaacgaagatattatggtagggtacgaaaccacctcaaagttattctttccaatcaatccgttgggctattcctataagtgtcacaaacagccctagagttcatactagaataacaccttaagacacaaatcaaccaaaaccctaatgtcacctagatactccaatgtcacctcaagtatccatgggtatgattatacgatatgcatcacacaatctcagattcatctattcaaccaacacatagaacctcaaagagtgccccaaagtttctatcggagaatcaagacgaaaacgtgtgccaacccctatgcataggttcatgggcggaacccgcaagttgatcaccaaaacatacatcaagtgaatcatgtgatatcccattgtcaccacagatacgcacggcaagacatacatcaagtgttctcaaatcattaaagactcaatccgataagattacttcaaagggaaaactcaatccattacaagagagtagagggggagaaagaccataagatccaactataatagcaaagcttgcgatacatcaagatcgtgccaaatcaagaacatgagagagagagagagaggtcaaacacatagctactggtacataccctcagccccgagggtgaactactccctcctcgtcatggaaagtgccgggatgatgaagatggccaccggtgagggttcccccctccggcagggtgccggaacagggtcctgattggtttttggtggctacagaggcttgcggcggcggaactcccgatctattctgttccccgatcgtttttgggtatatggatatatataggcggaagaaatacgtcaggggagccacgaggggcccacgagggtggagggcgcgccctaggggggtgggcgcgccccctaccttgtggctcactcgtttctttcctgacatgcactccaagtctatcaggttgctttccttccaaaaataacttctccagaaggtttcattccatttcgactccgtttgatattccttttcttcgaaacactgaaacaagggaaaaaacaggaactggcactgggctttgggtcaataggttagtcccaaaagtgatataaaagtgtttaataaagcccataaacatccaagatggataatataatagcatgaatacttcataaattatagatacgttggagacgtatcagcatccccaagcttaattcctgctcgtcctcgagtaggtaaatgataaaagaaataatttatgaagtgtgaatgctagcaggtgcacaagtttgatcaatgataatttcaatcaccttttctagcatcattatatgtcataacagtagctcatatcataaactTTGCGTGATCAAGTAACAAattattcacatgttaaagtatagatcataaactttcttgaaaactaacaaaccgtgttattagtcatcaaacaattacaattcatcttattttcaggaagagtctatgtcagagatttcattcagcaaacttcacatactcaactatcttttagtcttccatgattgctaccactcgaagcatatttttagaacaaatagcatccatcgaacacagagaaagataggggcttaatgtgtcgcctcccaacttatttatcatatagataattgtcaacaataataattcatgataaaatatatttgaatggccatatatgcttagatctttccatcacatgatgcttgccaactaaagagtaggttggaatgagaaggaacactactgactcttgcataaaagtaaaagataggcccttcgcagagggaagcagggatttgcagaggtgccagagcttgaagaaaaaacagagatgaaaataattttgaggtatgctttcattgtcaacataatgaccaagagttcccaatatcttccatactacatacattataggcggttcccaaatagaaaggtaaagatttttactccccctccaccaacaatcatcaatccatggcttgcccaaaacaacgggtgcctccaactaacatcaatcctgggggagttttgtttgcaattattttttatttgatttcgatcttttgatcatgggactgggcatcccagttaccgaCCATTTTCTcttgaatgatgagcggagtccactcctcgtgagaataacccacctagcatggaagatactgctaacccgtagtcgctacatgagcgattcgggcatacaaaacagattattatttgaaggtttagagtttggcacatgcaaattatttggaacggcaggtaaataccgcatataggtaggtatggtggacactcatggaagaaacttggttcaagggatttggatgcacaagcagtattcccgcttagtacagatattttggctagcaaaggattctaaatagaaagcaccacatgttagaggatccataacaatataacttctatacaaatatacccaagcataactcattatgttgtcttccttgtccaacttcaactaatttgctcaggtttgaaaataattaatggggatcacaatcatagaagatgtccaagatagtattatatgtgaaatctctcttccttcaatattctttcatgaattgttcaagtgaccaatataatgtttgctaaccttcaataaatttaccacctctacttcttatatgtgaaggcattactccccatgggaaaggcatatgaaacatatataatttcagatttatgacattcaaatcattcaaccatttacccataagatataagtgaagcacacgagtaaatgacaaactactccaaaaagatataagtgaagatcaatgagtagttaaataattatgtagctatgtgaagactctctctcatttaagaatttcagatcttggtaatttattcaaacagcaagcaaaacaaaataaaatgacatgacgctccaagcaaaacacatatcatgtggtgaataaaaatatagctccaagtaaagttaccgatgaacgaagacgaaagaggggattccttccggggcatccccaagcttaggatctagGTTATCCTTTAATATTactttggggtgccttgggaatccccaagcttaggctcttgccactccttattccatagtccatcgaatctttacccaaaacttgaaaacttcacaacacaaaacttaacagaaaactcgtaagctacgttagcgaaagaaaacaaaacaccacttcaagctactgtaatgaactcattctttatttgtattggtgttaaacctactgtattccaacatctctatggtttataaactattttactagccatagattcatcaaaataagcaaacaacacccgaaaaacagaatctgtcaaaaacagaacaatctgtagtaatctgtaactaactcaaacttatggaactccaaaaattctaaaataaattggtggacctgagtaatttgtctagtaatcatcttcaaaaagaatcaactaaatagcactctccagtaaaaagttgaagctaatttcgtgagcgctaaagtttctgttttttacagcatgatcataaagacttcacccaagtcttcccaaaggttctacttggcacaaacactaaataaaacataaaaccacatctaaacagaagctagatggattatttattactaaacagaaccaaaaagaaataaactaaaataaaattgggttgcctcccaacaagcgctatcgtttaacgcccctagctaggcatgatgatttcaatgatgctcacataagacataagaattgaaacataaagagagcatcatgaagaatatgactagcacatttaagtctaacccacttcctatgcatagggattttgtgagcaaacaacttatgggaacaataatcagctagcataggaaggcaaaacaagcataacttcaaaactttaagcacatagagaggaaacttgatattattgcaattccaacaagcatatgttcctccctcataataattttcagtcgcatcatgaatgaattcaacaatataactagcacctaaagcattcttttcatgatgcataagcatagaatttttattactctccacataagcaaatctattctcatcaatagtagtgggagcaaactcaacaaaataactatcatgtgattgaaaattaagatcaagatgacaagtttcatggttatcattattctttatagcatacgtaatcatcatagataggaggcatgctttcatcatagtaaatttgctcatcaaagcttgggggactaaacatatcatcttcatcaaacatagcatccccaagcttgtggcttagcatatcattagcatcatggatattcatagaattcatactaacaacattgcaatcttgctcatcatacagagatttagtgccaaacattctatagatttcttcttctagcacttgagcacaattttccttcccatcattttcacgaaagatattaaaaagatgaagcatatgaggcacccttaattccatttttttgtagttttgttttataatataaactagtgataaaacaagaaactaaaagattcgattgcaagatctaaagatataccttcaagcactcacctccccggcaacggcgccagaaaagatcttagttgacggggtgtgagtgccgcttacctagcctccccggcaacggcgccagaaaagagcttgatgtctactacacaaccttcttcttgtagatgttgttgggcctccaagtgcagatgtttgtaggacagtagcaaatttccctcaagtggatgacctaaggtttatcaatccatgggaggcgtaggatgaagatggtctctctcaaacaaccctgcaaccaaataacaaagagtctcttgtgtccccaacacacccaatacaatggtaaattgtataggtgcactagttcggcgaagagatggtgatacaagtgcaatatggattgtagatataggtttttgtaatctgaaaatataaaaacagcaaggtaacaagtggtaaaagtgagcgtaaacggtattgcaattctaggaaacaaggcctagggttcatactttcactagtgcaaattctctcaacaataataacataattggatcatatagctatccctcaacatgcaacaaagagtcactccaaagtcactaatagtagagaacaaacgaagagattatggtagggtacgaaaccacctcaaagttattctttccaatcaatccgttgggctattcctataagtgtcacaaacagccctagagtttgtactagaataacaccttcagacacaaatcaaccaaaaccctaatgtcacctagatactccaatgtcacctcaagtatccgtgggtatgattatacgatatgcatcacacaatctcagattcatctattcaaccaacacatagaacctcaaagagtgccccaaagtttctaccggagaatcaagacgaaaacgtgtgccaacccctatgcataggttcatgggcggaacccgcaagttgatcaccaaaacatacatcaagtgaatcttgtgatatcccattgtcaccacaaatacgcacggcaagacatacatcaagtgttctcaaatcattaaagactcaatccgataagattacttcaaagggaaaactcaatccattacaagagagtagagggggagaaacatcataagatccaactataatagcaaagctcgcgatacatcaagatcgtgccaaatcaagaacacgagagagagagaggtcaaacacatagctactggtacataccctcagccccgagggtgaactactccctcctcgtcatggagagcaccgggatgatgaagatggccaccggtgagggttcccccctccggcagggtgccggaacaaggtcctgattggtttttggtggctacagaggcttgcggcggcggaactcccgatctattctgttccccgattgttttggggtatatggatatatatataggcggaagaaatacgtcaggggagccacgaggggcccacgagggtggagggcgcaccctagggggtgggtgcgcccccctacctcgtggctccctcgtttctttcctgacgtgcactccaagtctatcaggttgctttccttccaaaaataacttctccagaaggtttcattccgtttcgactccgtttgacattccttttcttcgaaacactaaaacaagggaaaaaacaggaactggcactgggctctgggtcaataggttagtcccaaaagtgatataaaagtgtttaataaagcccataaacatccaagatggataatataatagcatgaatacttcataaattatagatacgttggagacgtatcaggctctTGTGGAATGGTGGTGAGGGACCATAATGGCGGATTTATAGCAGCTGCAGCAACCCAAAATGTCTCATGTGACTGATGTAGTGGCAGCTGAGGCCGAGGCTATGCACCAAGGTATCATATTTATACGCGGTCTTGGGTGTGATAGCATTTTGGTCCAATCTGATAGCTCGATCGTCATGGATGCTTTAAGGATGAATGAAGGGTATGCTTTGGTGGCTGCAACAATTCTTGAGGATTGCCGTAATTTACTTGAAGATTTCAGAAAGCTCATTATCGAACATTGTAATAGAGAGTCGAACATGGTTGCTCATGAGCTAGCTAGCTTTGGGAGGGGTAATCCACCGACAGTGTGGTCGGATACACCTCCTTTTTTCGTTCGGAATGCTTTAGCAAGGGAGATTGGATATTTTGCCCCACTTTACTTGGGAATTAGATGATTTGCCCCATTTTACATAGGATTAGATCATTTGCCCCacttttcatttttcttttgaTGACTTGCCCTTTTCAATTACTGTAATCATTTTCAATTTTGTATCCCTTTTTTCTCCATGCGAAAAGACACAGTTGCCCCTGTGGCTAATTTACAATTTGACACTATACAAATCTTTTTCTTTACAAGGTTGTATCCAACCGAAGCAACTAATTAACAGGGAACAAATCATATCTACTTTCTTTACATGGCTTTACCCAACGGAACCAACTACTAACAAATCATAGATTGATTCTGTTGCTTGTGTCGTGGTGTTCATGGCTAGTGGAGAGGTGGATCCACCACCGACCCCCAAGCCATCAACTCCGACGACCCCTGCACAGCGAGGCTTCACACAGATGGCCGCTGAGACGATCCCACAGACTGCCAGACAGGGAGGTGACTGTTGCGTCCATGGATCACCACGATCTGCTCCAGATTGGTCAGTATATTATCTCCCCTCCCTCCCACCCCACCTCACCCCAAACACACACAGTGCCACACGGATCCAAGGTTTGAACCTTTTTGCATGCCTCCTCGCTAGGCAGCCCCTAACGCTGCTACACTTGTAGTAACCCTGCAACTGCAACAATATGATGGACACATAATTATCAGGATTCAGGAGTATAAAGTTCTAAAATTATCCAAATCTTTAAACCATATGGATGAATACTTCTAGGAGGATCATGAACCCAATGACATGGGCATACACTTAGTTTTACTGGAAAATGAATATTAAACAATCTGTTACTTGTTTCCTAACATAACAAATGGACAATCAGGATGTCAGCGACCTTTTTTACCGATTGCAGGCTTTGATAGACCTCCTTATCGTTACCTCCCTGCAGTTGCATACATGTAGCATACTTTTAATAGTTGCTAACTAGTTAGATTATGCCCTTATGTTCCCTTCATAACTAAAAATCTTTTGTTTTCCAAGTAGGTCTCGGTCGGTGGCTAGCAATGATAGATAGGTATCAACTATGGAAGGAAGTGTTGATTGCTCCGAGATTGGGATAGCACCAATGAATGATGAAGAAATTGATGTTCCTATAACAGAAGAGAACATGTGCTCAGTGCTTGGCATCAATGATGAACCTGAGCATCGGAAAATTGTATCTGAAGCAGCTATGAAAGCCTCCATTGCAGATGTTGATGCATGTGTGGCTGATATTGATGAGGATTTACTTGCTGATGCGGCTCTTCCTGTGCCTGACCATATGCCTGAAGAGGATCACTTTTGGTATGATATGGAGCATCCTGTGATAGAGGAAGGATCTTTGTTTCGTTCAATGAACGAGTTTAGGATGCTCATGAGAACATTTGCTATCAGAAGCAAGTTTGACATCAAGACCAAGGATAGTGACACTACTAGATTTGTGGGTCACTGTAAAGGAAATGCATGTCCTTGGAGAATAACTGCTAGGACAATAGAAGATGGAAAAACAGCCAGGGTACAAACTTACCTAAGATGAATCATTTTTAATGTTGAAACTATCTTTTATAAATTACTGGCAACTAATGGTTGGTATTGTGTTTTCTGCAGGTAAACAAGATAGTAAAGCTTCATAAGTGTTCATCAACCGCTGCAGTGATTACAAGCATGGCAGACCAAGCATGGGTGGCAGAAAAGGCAATGGGGTATCTTCAAACTGAACCAAACATTGGTGCCAGCGAGCTCCGAAAAAAGCTACAGGCCGAGTACAAATGTACTATTGGGTATCATATTGTTGACAAGGGAAAAGAAAGGGCCAAGAATAGTTTATATGGGACCTGGGGAAAAAGCTTTCAGTCATTATTCAATTTCAAAGCTGAGATTGATAAAAGATCTCCCAGTAGCATTGTCGAGGTTGATGTCAAGAGGGAAGGAGGTGAAGTGCATTTCCGCAGATTTTTTATGGCACTTAAGCCGTGCATTGATGGCTTCTTGGCTGGTTGTAGACCATATGTCAGTATAGACTCCACATTTTTGACTGGAAAGTGGAATGGTCAATTAGCAGCATGTACAACACTAGATGGACAAAATTGGATGTTTCCTTTAGCATTCGGTTTCTTTGGTACGGAAACCGAGGGTAACTGGATTTGGTTTATGCAATAACTGCATAGGGCAATAGGTCATCTTCAAACTCTAGCTATTTGTACCAATGCATGCAAAGGGTTAGAGAATGCAGTTAAA
This sequence is a window from Aegilops tauschii subsp. strangulata cultivar AL8/78 chromosome 7, Aet v6.0, whole genome shotgun sequence. Protein-coding genes within it:
- the LOC109747787 gene encoding uncharacterized protein, with amino-acid sequence MEGSVDCSEIGIAPMNDEEIDVPITEENMCSVLGINDEPEHRKIVSEAAMKASIADVDACVADIDEDLLADAALPVPDHMPEEDHFWYDMEHPVIEEGSLFRSMNEFRMLMRTFAIRSKFDIKTKDSDTTRFVGHCKGNACPWRITARTIEDGKTARVNKIVKLHKCSSTAAVITSMADQAWVAEKAMGYLQTEPNIGASELRKKLQAEYKCTIGYHIVDKGKERAKNSLYGTWGKSFQSLFNFKAEIDKRSPSSIVEVDVKREGGEVHFRRFFMALKPCIDGFLAGCRPYVSIDSTFLTGKWNGQLAACTTLDGQNWMFPLAFGFFGTETEGNWIWFMQ